A single genomic interval of Streptomyces sp. BA2 harbors:
- a CDS encoding non-ribosomal peptide synthetase, which yields MSMFPLSYAQQRMWFLNRFDEPGPAYNVPLVVRVGGVLEASVVESAWVDVVERHQVLRTVFREVGGEPGQVVLPLAEAGVVVKVVDAVSGDVGAVVRELAELPFDLDVDVLVRASLVRVSAVEHVLVLVMHHAVCDGWSLGPLLRDLEVAYNARVAGGVPEWEPLPVQYADYALWQRELLGDEGDAQSVVSRQLAYWREALEGLPEELALPYDHARPPVASNRGGVVEFPVPPEVHAGLVEIARQSQATLFMVVQAAVAALLSRLGAGTDIPLGTSVAGRTDEELDDLVGFFVNTLVLRTDLTGDPTFLELVERVRDFSFAAYAHQDLPFERVVEDLNPTRTRSRHPLFQVNVELHEAGTPQLRLTGLDTSLEVVSTPTAKFDLSWDFVETAPGAGGTPGLTGRLTYATDLFERSMADRLGEWTLRLLAAVAARPATSVRGIGLLAAAEERELLDEARPAHEGIETGVVERVRRHAAERPDATAVIDDHGPVGYGQLVGRSSGLARTLTSTGVQVGTVVAVLAHRGAQAVTAILGITTAGGVYLPLDPKAPPARTLGLLRDAGCSLLLADTTHLAAARHLAAEGTGTGQALRVLPVDAPADPLDSLVPVKGGPDDLAYVIFTSGSTGRPKGAMVHRRGMMNNLLCEAEAVGIDGPRTVASTAPLTFDISVWQMFVPLVFGGTVRALPDEIVRDPSGLFALAADEGIDVLQVVPSLLQAAVDEWDDGARPPALRLDRLAVTGEALPAALCHRWGARYPHIPLVNCYGPTECSDDVTHAVIDPAGLPADYRTPIGRAVRGSRLYVLDDALGLTPPGVVGELYIGGIVVGRGYFGDPPRTASTFVADPFCPEPGRRMYRTGDLVRRREDGQLEFLGRRDHQVKIRGQRIELGEIEHAFQATGLVRGAAVVVREDVVGDKRLVAYVVPAVGVSVDVGVLRGEMGRVLPDYMVPSAVVVLGALPLTRNGKLDRRALPVPDYGALSAGREPRSERERGVAALFAEVLRVESVSLDDNFFELGGHSLLATRLVNRIRTTLGADLSLRQLFDTPTVAALVEAVERQEPVTAARPRLVRRDRQG from the coding sequence ATGAGCATGTTCCCGTTGTCCTACGCCCAGCAGCGAATGTGGTTCCTCAACCGCTTCGACGAGCCGGGACCCGCCTACAACGTGCCGTTGGTGGTGCGTGTGGGTGGGGTGTTGGAGGCGTCGGTGGTGGAGTCGGCGTGGGTGGATGTGGTGGAGCGGCATCAGGTGTTGCGGACGGTGTTCCGTGAGGTGGGGGGTGAGCCTGGGCAAGTGGTGTTGCCGTTGGCTGAGGCGGGTGTGGTGGTGAAGGTGGTGGATGCCGTTTCGGGTGATGTCGGGGCGGTGGTGCGTGAGTTGGCGGAGCTGCCGTTCGATCTTGATGTGGATGTGTTGGTGCGGGCTTCGTTGGTGCGGGTGTCGGCGGTGGAGCATGTGCTGGTGCTGGTGATGCATCACGCGGTGTGTGATGGCTGGTCGTTGGGGCCGTTGTTGCGGGATCTGGAGGTGGCGTACAACGCGCGGGTGGCGGGTGGTGTTCCCGAGTGGGAGCCGTTGCCGGTGCAGTACGCGGACTACGCGCTGTGGCAGCGTGAGTTGCTGGGTGACGAGGGTGATGCGCAGAGCGTGGTCAGCCGGCAGCTCGCCTATTGGCGTGAGGCACTGGAGGGGCTCCCGGAGGAACTGGCCCTGCCCTACGACCACGCCAGGCCTCCCGTGGCCAGCAACCGCGGCGGCGTCGTCGAGTTCCCCGTCCCTCCCGAGGTGCACGCGGGGCTCGTCGAGATCGCCCGGCAGTCGCAGGCGACGTTGTTCATGGTGGTGCAGGCCGCCGTCGCGGCCCTGCTGTCCCGCCTTGGGGCGGGTACCGACATCCCGCTCGGCACCTCCGTCGCCGGCCGCACCGACGAGGAGCTTGACGACCTGGTCGGATTCTTCGTCAACACCCTCGTCCTGCGGACCGACCTGACCGGCGACCCCACGTTCCTCGAACTCGTCGAGCGGGTACGGGACTTCTCCTTCGCCGCCTACGCCCACCAGGACCTGCCCTTCGAGCGAGTGGTCGAGGACCTGAACCCGACCCGCACCCGTTCGCGCCACCCCCTCTTCCAGGTCAACGTCGAACTGCACGAGGCCGGCACGCCACAGCTCCGGCTCACCGGGCTCGACACCTCCCTGGAGGTGGTCAGCACCCCGACCGCCAAGTTCGACCTCTCGTGGGACTTCGTCGAGACCGCCCCCGGCGCGGGCGGCACGCCCGGCCTGACCGGCCGTCTCACCTACGCCACCGATCTCTTCGAGCGGTCGATGGCCGATCGGCTCGGAGAGTGGACACTGCGGCTGCTCGCCGCGGTCGCCGCACGACCCGCGACATCCGTACGCGGCATCGGCCTGCTCGCCGCGGCCGAGGAACGGGAACTGCTCGACGAGGCACGGCCCGCCCACGAGGGCATCGAGACCGGCGTCGTGGAGCGCGTACGGCGGCACGCGGCCGAACGCCCCGACGCCACGGCCGTGATCGACGACCACGGCCCGGTGGGCTACGGCCAACTCGTCGGACGTTCCAGCGGCCTCGCGCGGACACTGACCTCGACGGGCGTACAGGTCGGGACCGTTGTCGCTGTCCTCGCCCACCGCGGGGCACAGGCCGTCACCGCGATCCTCGGGATCACCACCGCGGGCGGCGTGTACCTTCCCCTCGACCCCAAGGCGCCACCTGCCCGTACCCTCGGCCTGCTGCGCGACGCCGGCTGTTCACTGCTCCTGGCGGACACGACGCACCTGGCAGCGGCGCGGCACCTGGCAGCCGAAGGCACCGGCACCGGCCAGGCCCTGCGCGTCCTGCCGGTGGACGCCCCTGCCGACCCGCTCGACAGTCTCGTACCGGTCAAGGGCGGGCCCGACGACCTCGCCTACGTCATCTTCACCTCGGGCTCCACAGGACGCCCCAAGGGGGCGATGGTCCACCGGCGCGGCATGATGAACAACCTCCTGTGCGAGGCCGAGGCCGTCGGTATCGACGGGCCCCGCACCGTGGCCTCCACCGCGCCCCTCACCTTCGACATCTCCGTCTGGCAGATGTTCGTGCCCCTTGTCTTCGGCGGCACGGTGCGGGCCTTGCCCGACGAGATCGTGCGCGACCCGAGCGGCCTGTTCGCGCTCGCCGCGGACGAGGGCATCGACGTCCTCCAGGTCGTGCCCAGTCTGCTGCAGGCCGCGGTCGACGAGTGGGACGACGGCGCGCGGCCGCCCGCGCTGCGCCTCGACCGTCTCGCCGTGACCGGCGAGGCACTCCCGGCGGCACTGTGCCACCGCTGGGGCGCCCGCTATCCACACATCCCACTCGTCAACTGCTATGGCCCCACCGAGTGTTCGGACGACGTCACGCACGCCGTGATCGACCCGGCCGGCCTGCCCGCCGACTACCGCACGCCCATCGGGCGTGCCGTGCGGGGCAGCCGCCTGTACGTCCTTGACGACGCGCTCGGCCTGACACCGCCCGGCGTCGTGGGCGAGCTGTACATCGGCGGCATCGTGGTGGGCCGCGGCTACTTCGGCGATCCCCCGCGCACGGCGAGCACCTTCGTCGCCGACCCGTTCTGCCCCGAGCCAGGACGCCGGATGTATCGCACCGGTGACCTCGTCCGCCGCCGTGAGGACGGCCAGTTGGAGTTCCTCGGGCGCCGCGACCACCAGGTCAAGATCCGCGGCCAGCGCATCGAACTCGGCGAGATCGAGCACGCGTTCCAGGCGACCGGTCTGGTCCGCGGCGCCGCGGTGGTGGTGCGTGAGGATGTGGTGGGGGACAAGCGGTTGGTGGCGTATGTGGTGCCGGCGGTGGGTGTGTCGGTGGATGTGGGTGTGTTGCGGGGTGAGATGGGTCGGGTGTTGCCGGATTACATGGTGCCGTCGGCGGTGGTGGTGTTGGGTGCGTTGCCGTTGACGCGGAATGGGAAGTTGGATCGTCGGGCGTTGCCGGTTCCGGATTATGGGGCGTTGTCGGCGGGGCGTGAGCCGCGTTCGGAGCGGGAGCGGGGGGTTGCGGCGCTGTTCGCGGAGGTCTTGCGGGTGGAGTCGGTGTCGTTGGACGACAACTTCTTCGAGCTGGGGGGTCATTCGCTGCTGGCGACGCGTCTGGTCAACCGCATCCGCACCACCCTCGGCGCCGATCTCAGCCTCCGCCAGCTCTTCGACACCCCCACGGTGGCCGCCCTCGTCGAGGCTGTCGAGCGTCAGGAGCCCGTCACGGCCGCCCGTCCGCGCCTCGTACGCCGCGACAGGCAGGGGTGA
- a CDS encoding condensation domain-containing protein, with protein sequence MLPLSHSQRRLWAFHQQEGPHAAYNVDVLLRLTGALDATALERALTDVLGRHEVLRTVLRDTVEGPRQEILPEGTTGPVLRPLPCGTSRFEDLLKDGAALDPALAEALGRPFDLDGEMLLRAWMIRLAADEHVLVLVMHHAVHDGWSMGPLLRDLEVAYNARVAGGVPEWEPLPVQYADYTLWQRELLGDENDPKSVAGRQLTYWRERLKGLPDELTLAYDRPRPAVATYAARGITFGIAPDCHAALLDLARRCRATLSMVLQAAVAALLNGQGAGSDIPLGTDMSGRTDEALDELVGFFVNTLVLRVDVSGDPTFRDLVERVRDVCLSAYDHQDLPFERLAEHLAPDRTRARHPLFQTVVKLHNGDETQLPIRLTGLSCAHESIATTALRYDLAWDFVEVPGQAGGGAGGGSLTAHLTYSTDLFDQRTAERLRDGLIRLLDTVVGAPDTLVRHLHTHTEPRGQR encoded by the coding sequence ATGCTTCCGCTGTCCCACTCCCAGCGACGCCTGTGGGCCTTCCACCAGCAGGAGGGCCCGCATGCCGCGTACAACGTCGACGTCCTCCTGCGCCTGACCGGGGCGCTGGACGCCACGGCCCTGGAGCGTGCGCTCACCGACGTCCTCGGCCGGCACGAGGTCCTGCGGACGGTCCTGCGGGACACGGTCGAAGGCCCGCGGCAGGAGATTCTGCCCGAGGGCACGACCGGCCCCGTGCTCAGACCACTGCCGTGCGGCACGAGCCGCTTCGAGGACCTGCTGAAGGACGGCGCAGCCCTCGACCCAGCCCTCGCGGAGGCGCTCGGCCGGCCCTTCGACCTCGACGGCGAGATGCTGCTGCGTGCCTGGATGATCCGGCTCGCGGCCGATGAGCACGTCCTCGTCCTGGTCATGCACCACGCAGTGCACGACGGGTGGTCGATGGGGCCGCTGCTGCGGGATCTGGAAGTGGCGTACAACGCGCGGGTGGCGGGTGGTGTCCCCGAGTGGGAGCCGCTGCCGGTGCAGTACGCGGACTACACGCTGTGGCAGCGCGAGCTGCTGGGCGACGAGAACGATCCGAAGAGCGTAGCCGGCCGTCAACTCACGTACTGGCGCGAGCGGTTGAAGGGACTGCCCGACGAGCTCACGCTGGCGTACGACCGCCCCCGGCCCGCCGTCGCCACGTACGCGGCCCGCGGGATCACCTTCGGCATCGCCCCGGACTGCCACGCCGCACTCCTGGACCTGGCACGGCGCTGCCGGGCGACCCTGTCGATGGTGCTCCAGGCCGCGGTGGCCGCGCTGCTGAACGGACAGGGCGCGGGCAGTGACATCCCGCTCGGCACCGACATGTCGGGCCGCACCGACGAGGCACTCGACGAACTGGTCGGATTCTTCGTCAACACCCTCGTCCTGCGCGTCGACGTCTCCGGTGACCCGACGTTCCGTGACCTCGTCGAGCGTGTCCGGGACGTGTGCCTGTCCGCGTACGACCATCAGGACCTGCCTTTCGAGCGGCTGGCCGAGCACCTCGCCCCGGACCGCACCCGTGCCCGCCACCCCCTGTTCCAGACGGTGGTCAAGCTCCACAACGGAGACGAGACGCAGCTGCCGATCCGGCTCACCGGGCTGAGCTGCGCTCACGAATCCATCGCGACGACCGCCCTGCGCTACGACCTCGCCTGGGACTTCGTCGAGGTGCCGGGGCAGGCCGGGGGAGGTGCCGGCGGCGGAAGCCTCACGGCCCACCTCACCTACAGCACCGACCTGTTCGACCAGCGGACGGCCGAGAGGCTGAGAGACGGTCTGATCCGGCTCCTGGACACCGTCGTCGGGGCCCCCGACACCCTCGTACGCCACCTCCACACCCACACCGAACCCAGGG